One stretch of Niallia sp. XMNu-256 DNA includes these proteins:
- a CDS encoding BrxA/BrxB family bacilliredoxin codes for MNINFNLFMNDHVLRARQEMVEAGYTELKTADEVDEALNQKGTTLVLINSVCGCAGGIARPVANHAIHYDKRPDHLVTVFAGQDKEATEKARTYFTGYPPSSPSFALLKDGKILKMIERHEIEGHEPTAVMQKLQNYFDEYCEEI; via the coding sequence ATGAATATTAATTTTAATTTATTCATGAATGATCATGTTTTAAGGGCTCGACAAGAAATGGTTGAGGCAGGATATACAGAATTGAAAACAGCTGATGAGGTCGATGAAGCTTTAAATCAAAAAGGAACCACACTTGTATTGATTAATTCTGTTTGTGGCTGTGCTGGCGGGATTGCTCGTCCGGTTGCAAATCATGCTATTCACTATGATAAGCGTCCTGACCATCTAGTAACTGTTTTTGCTGGTCAAGATAAGGAAGCAACGGAAAAAGCTCGTACCTATTTCACAGGCTATCCACCATCATCTCCATCATTTGCTCTATTAAAGGATGGGAAAATACTTAAAATGATCGAACGCCACGAAATAGAAGGACATGAACCAACGGCAGTTATGCAAAAGCTACAGAACTATTTTGATGAATATTGTGAAGAAATCTAA
- a CDS encoding thiamine pyrophosphate-dependent dehydrogenase E1 component subunit alpha, producing MVEKVENRHHVLGLSDEQVIEMYETMLLARKIDERLWLLNRAGKIPFVISCQGQEAAQVGASYALNRNEDYVLPYYRDLGVVLSFGMTAKEIMLSNFAKAEDPNSGGRQMPGHYGQKKNRIVTGSSPVTTQVPHAVGIALAARMAGENIVSLVTFGEGSSNQGDFHEGVNFASVHKLPVIFMCENNKYAISVPISKQVGCEQISDRGIGYGIPGVTVDGNDPLAVYQVVKEAAERGRRGDGPTLIEVMCHRMTAHSSDDDDRSYRTEEEITEAKGNDPLMSYLTYLKKVSILDDQKEKEINERIKKLVDKATDYAEMAPYPSPDHLMKYVYADN from the coding sequence ATGGTTGAAAAAGTAGAAAACCGTCATCATGTATTAGGTTTAAGTGATGAGCAAGTAATAGAAATGTATGAAACAATGCTTTTAGCTAGAAAAATAGATGAACGATTATGGCTATTAAACCGAGCTGGAAAAATTCCTTTTGTGATCTCTTGTCAAGGACAGGAGGCGGCACAAGTAGGAGCTTCATATGCTCTTAATCGTAATGAAGATTATGTACTTCCTTATTATCGGGATTTAGGGGTTGTGCTTTCATTTGGAATGACAGCAAAAGAGATTATGCTTTCCAACTTTGCCAAGGCAGAGGATCCAAACTCTGGCGGCAGACAAATGCCTGGACATTACGGACAAAAGAAAAATCGGATTGTGACCGGCTCATCACCTGTCACAACTCAAGTTCCCCACGCGGTTGGAATTGCACTCGCTGCGAGAATGGCAGGAGAAAACATCGTTTCCTTAGTAACATTTGGTGAAGGCTCATCCAATCAAGGAGATTTCCATGAAGGTGTTAACTTTGCGAGTGTTCATAAGCTACCAGTTATTTTTATGTGTGAAAATAACAAATATGCCATTTCTGTTCCAATTAGTAAACAAGTAGGCTGTGAACAAATTTCAGACCGCGGAATTGGTTATGGAATCCCAGGAGTTACGGTTGATGGAAATGACCCGTTAGCTGTTTATCAAGTGGTTAAAGAAGCGGCTGAACGAGGAAGACGTGGTGATGGGCCGACATTGATTGAGGTCATGTGCCATAGGATGACAGCCCATTCTTCTGATGATGATGATCGCAGTTATCGAACAGAAGAAGAAATAACAGAAGCAAAAGGAAATGATCCATTAATGTCCTATTTAACTTATTTAAAAAAGGTAAGTATATTAGACGACCAAAAGGAAAAAGAAATAAATGAACGTATAAAGAAATTGGTGGATAAAGCAACAGATTACGCGGAAATGGCGCCTTATCCAAGTCCAGATCATTTGATGAAATATGTATATGCGGATAACTAG
- a CDS encoding alpha-ketoacid dehydrogenase subunit beta yields the protein MAIISYIEAVTMAIREEMERDHKVFVLGEDVGKKGGVFKATVGLYEQFGEHRVMDTPLAESAIAGVGIGAAMYGMRPIAEMQFADFIMPAVNQIISEAAKIRYRSNNDWSCPIVIRAPYGGGVHGALYHSQSVEAVFANTPGLKIVMPSTPYDVKGLLKAAIRDDDPVLFFEHKRAYRLIKGEVPEDDYVLPIGKADVKREGDDITVITYGLCVHYALQAAEKLATEGISAHILDLRTVYPLDQAAIIEAATKTGKVLLITEDNKEGSIISEVSAIIAEHCLFELDAPIQRLAGPDVPAMPFAPTLEKEFMLNPEKVEKAMRELAQF from the coding sequence ATGGCAATTATATCCTATATAGAAGCTGTTACAATGGCCATACGGGAGGAAATGGAAAGAGATCATAAAGTATTTGTGTTAGGTGAAGATGTTGGGAAAAAGGGGGGAGTTTTTAAAGCAACAGTCGGGTTGTATGAACAATTCGGTGAGCACAGAGTTATGGACACTCCGCTTGCTGAATCTGCGATCGCTGGTGTCGGAATTGGTGCAGCGATGTACGGGATGAGACCGATTGCTGAAATGCAATTTGCTGATTTTATTATGCCTGCAGTGAATCAAATTATTTCAGAGGCGGCAAAAATTCGCTATCGCTCTAACAATGACTGGAGCTGTCCGATTGTCATTCGTGCTCCATATGGTGGTGGCGTACACGGCGCTTTATATCATTCTCAATCGGTAGAGGCTGTTTTTGCTAATACACCTGGATTGAAAATCGTAATGCCTTCAACCCCGTATGATGTTAAGGGATTGCTAAAAGCAGCCATTCGGGACGATGATCCCGTCTTATTTTTCGAACATAAACGGGCTTATCGTTTAATCAAAGGGGAAGTCCCTGAGGATGATTATGTTCTGCCAATTGGGAAAGCAGATGTGAAGCGAGAAGGTGATGATATTACTGTCATCACTTACGGTTTATGTGTTCATTATGCCCTCCAAGCAGCTGAAAAATTAGCAACTGAAGGAATTTCGGCTCACATTCTCGATTTACGAACCGTTTACCCGCTTGATCAAGCGGCCATCATTGAGGCGGCAACTAAAACAGGGAAAGTTCTATTAATTACGGAAGATAATAAGGAAGGCAGTATCATTAGTGAGGTATCAGCAATTATTGCGGAACACTGTTTATTTGAATTAGATGCTCCGATTCAACGTTTGGCAGGACCAGATGTACCGGCTATGCCGTTTGCGCCTACATTGGAAAAAGAGTTTATGTTGAATCCAGAAAAAGTTGAAAAGGCTATGAGAGAGTTAGCCCAATTTTAA
- a CDS encoding amino acid ABC transporter permease: MNLDFASVLPSFPYILKGIGITLQIAFFAGIIGFVFGIILSLFKISNIKVLTWFADAYTSIFRGTPLVLQLMIIYFGSPQVLGYQIEPFTAAVVSFGLNSTAYISEIIRGGILGIDKGQSEAAMALGVPYRPMMMNIVLPQAVKNILPSLMNEFITLTKESAIVTTIGVMDIMRRAYQVGADKFRFIEPLLLAGIIYYIMVMILTMIGKAVERRMRKSD, encoded by the coding sequence ATGAATTTAGATTTCGCATCTGTACTCCCCTCTTTTCCGTATATTTTAAAAGGAATTGGGATCACACTCCAGATCGCTTTTTTTGCTGGAATTATCGGATTTGTATTTGGAATTATTTTGTCATTATTTAAAATTAGCAATATTAAAGTTCTAACTTGGTTTGCAGACGCGTATACATCCATTTTCCGTGGTACACCGCTTGTCTTGCAATTAATGATCATTTATTTTGGTTCACCTCAAGTACTCGGCTACCAAATTGAACCATTTACTGCTGCTGTTGTTTCTTTTGGGTTAAACTCCACGGCTTATATTTCTGAAATTATCCGTGGTGGAATATTAGGAATTGACAAAGGCCAAAGTGAGGCGGCAATGGCATTAGGAGTTCCCTATCGTCCAATGATGATGAATATCGTTCTTCCACAGGCAGTTAAAAATATTTTACCTTCATTAATGAATGAATTTATCACACTAACAAAAGAGTCTGCAATTGTTACAACAATTGGTGTCATGGATATTATGCGCCGTGCTTACCAAGTTGGGGCAGATAAATTCCGTTTTATTGAGCCGTTGCTTTTAGCAGGGATTATCTATTATATCATGGTCATGATCTTAACGATGATCGGAAAAGCTGTCGAAAGGAGAATGAGAAAAAGTGATTAA
- the meaB gene encoding methylmalonyl Co-A mutase-associated GTPase MeaB: MGEKNDSSHSKVDPLNNRAHHFPYRTFQKKNPQSGITNEILLQGIVKGNRSILSRAITLIESNSEHHFHQAQSLLQQLLPNIGKSLRIGITGVPGAGKSTFIETFGTYLCDKLGLNLAVLAIDPSSMISGGSILGDKTRMEKLSRNPRAFIRPSPSSGNLGGVHRKTRETIVLCEAFGFDVIIVETVGVGQSEATVRDMVDFFMLLVLTGAGDELQGMKKGIMEQTDMIVVNKADGKNIEKATSTKNQYNRILRFLPTATKGWQTKAFTCSALSNQGIEEIWNVIKDFEKVVKASSLFAERRKLQSKEWMKEMILEHLQYRFYHHPEVKQVLPTLEQDVQSGSITVSQAVDELFKKYKQ; the protein is encoded by the coding sequence ATGGGAGAAAAGAACGATTCGAGTCACTCTAAAGTAGATCCACTAAATAATAGAGCTCACCACTTTCCTTATCGAACGTTTCAAAAAAAGAATCCTCAATCAGGAATAACAAATGAAATTTTATTACAAGGAATAGTAAAAGGAAATCGGAGTATTTTATCCCGAGCAATTACTCTTATTGAAAGCAACTCCGAGCATCATTTTCATCAGGCCCAATCCCTACTGCAGCAGCTGCTTCCCAATATTGGAAAATCACTACGGATCGGAATTACTGGTGTTCCAGGAGCAGGAAAGAGTACGTTTATTGAGACATTTGGAACTTATTTATGTGACAAATTGGGTCTGAACCTTGCTGTATTAGCCATTGATCCGAGTTCGATGATAAGCGGGGGCAGTATTTTAGGAGATAAAACTCGGATGGAGAAGCTGTCACGAAATCCGCGAGCATTCATTCGCCCTAGTCCATCATCAGGAAATTTAGGTGGTGTTCATCGAAAGACAAGAGAAACCATTGTCTTATGCGAGGCCTTTGGGTTTGATGTAATTATCGTTGAAACAGTCGGTGTTGGACAAAGTGAAGCAACGGTACGGGATATGGTTGATTTTTTTATGCTCTTAGTTTTAACTGGAGCTGGAGATGAGTTGCAAGGCATGAAAAAAGGAATAATGGAACAAACCGACATGATTGTGGTCAATAAGGCGGATGGAAAAAACATAGAGAAAGCGACAAGCACGAAAAATCAGTACAATCGGATATTGAGATTTCTCCCCACAGCAACAAAAGGATGGCAGACAAAAGCCTTTACTTGTTCGGCCCTCTCTAATCAAGGAATAGAAGAAATTTGGAATGTCATAAAAGACTTTGAAAAGGTCGTTAAGGCATCCTCTCTTTTTGCCGAACGCCGCAAATTACAGAGTAAGGAATGGATGAAGGAGATGATTCTAGAACACCTCCAGTACAGATTTTATCATCATCCAGAAGTAAAACAGGTCTTGCCTACTCTTGAACAGGATGTACAATCTGGAAGTATAACGGTCTCACAGGCTGTTGACGAGTTGTTTAAAAAATATAAACAATAG
- the scpA gene encoding methylmalonyl-CoA mutase codes for MKNKPDFRKVSLNHKSQKPQKIQWKQKAEAEISQRIDTLFFMTNEGIYTKPLYTEEDIKQIQHLGQFPGLPPYTRGPYPTMYNNKPWTIRQYAGFSTAEESNAFYRRNLAMGQKGLSVAFDLPTHRGYDSDHARVIGDVGKAGVAIDSILDMKILFDGIPLDKMSVSMTMNGAVLPILAFYIVTAEEQGVSQEKLAGTIQNDILKEYMVRNTYIYPPKMSMKIIADIFKFTSKHMPKFNSISISGYHLQEAGASADLELAYTLANGIQYVRTGLEAKIDIDAFAPRLSFFWGIGMNYFMEVAKLRGARYMWANMMKTFNPKNPKSLALRAHSQTSGWSLTEADPFNNVMRTLLEAQAAVMGHTQSLHTNALDEAIALPTEFSARIARNTQLYLQEETGITTVIDPWGGSYYIEYLTDQLIKRASQHLDEIENLGGMAKAIETGIPKMRIEEAAAKRQALIDSGQEKIIGVNYHVCETKDPIDILTIDNHAVRMKQIERLGQLKSLRNDEDVQSALSAITKACEANNGNLLELAVKAARVRATLGEISMAIEKVTGRHRAVVQSISGVYRSAFADEKLIEEVRELTEEFLENEGRRPRILMAKIGQDGHDRGAKVVATAFADLGFDVDIGPLFQTAEETAKQAVENDVHVIGMSSLAGGHNTLLPQLVGELKKLDREDIIIVIGGVIPQQDYQILYQKGVAAIFGPGTVIPEAAKKVIHTIYDKLGYEEVE; via the coding sequence ATGAAAAATAAACCGGATTTTAGAAAGGTTTCGCTCAATCATAAGTCTCAAAAGCCTCAAAAGATTCAATGGAAACAAAAGGCAGAAGCGGAAATCTCGCAAAGGATTGACACATTATTTTTCATGACAAATGAGGGAATTTACACTAAGCCTTTATATACCGAAGAGGACATCAAACAAATCCAACATCTTGGTCAATTTCCAGGGCTCCCTCCATACACTCGGGGTCCATATCCTACCATGTATAACAACAAGCCATGGACAATCCGCCAATATGCTGGTTTTTCAACAGCAGAGGAAAGTAATGCATTCTATCGGCGTAATTTAGCGATGGGACAAAAGGGTTTATCGGTTGCTTTTGATCTTCCTACCCATCGCGGCTATGACTCAGACCACGCCCGTGTAATTGGAGATGTGGGAAAAGCAGGAGTAGCGATTGACTCCATTCTCGATATGAAAATTCTTTTTGATGGAATCCCTTTAGACAAAATGTCGGTCTCGATGACCATGAATGGAGCGGTTTTGCCAATCTTGGCCTTTTATATTGTGACCGCAGAAGAACAAGGGGTTTCACAAGAAAAACTAGCTGGCACTATACAAAATGATATTTTAAAAGAATATATGGTTCGGAACACATATATTTATCCACCGAAAATGTCGATGAAAATTATTGCTGATATTTTTAAATTTACTTCAAAGCATATGCCAAAGTTTAATAGCATCAGTATTTCAGGGTACCATCTACAAGAAGCAGGTGCATCTGCAGACCTTGAACTCGCCTATACATTAGCAAATGGAATTCAATATGTACGAACCGGATTAGAAGCAAAAATCGATATTGATGCCTTTGCCCCAAGGCTGTCTTTTTTCTGGGGGATTGGCATGAACTACTTTATGGAAGTAGCAAAACTACGTGGAGCTAGGTATATGTGGGCCAATATGATGAAAACGTTTAATCCAAAAAATCCTAAATCACTTGCCCTTAGAGCTCACAGTCAAACATCTGGGTGGAGTTTAACGGAGGCAGATCCATTTAATAATGTCATGAGAACTTTACTTGAAGCCCAAGCAGCAGTTATGGGTCATACCCAGTCCCTTCATACAAATGCTTTAGATGAAGCAATTGCATTGCCAACAGAATTCTCAGCTCGTATAGCACGCAACACACAACTGTACCTCCAAGAAGAAACAGGAATAACAACGGTCATTGACCCATGGGGTGGTTCTTATTATATAGAATATTTAACCGATCAGTTAATTAAAAGGGCATCCCAGCATTTAGATGAAATCGAAAACTTAGGAGGAATGGCAAAGGCGATTGAAACAGGGATTCCGAAAATGAGAATTGAAGAGGCGGCGGCGAAAAGACAGGCACTTATCGATTCGGGTCAAGAGAAAATCATCGGTGTGAATTACCATGTTTGCGAAACTAAAGACCCGATCGACATATTAACCATTGATAACCATGCTGTTCGTATGAAGCAAATCGAGAGGTTAGGACAGCTAAAGTCACTTAGGAATGACGAAGATGTACAATCCGCTCTTTCAGCAATTACGAAAGCATGCGAAGCTAACAATGGTAATTTATTAGAACTAGCCGTAAAAGCAGCAAGGGTACGAGCGACTCTTGGTGAGATTTCCATGGCGATTGAAAAAGTAACAGGACGACATCGGGCAGTTGTACAATCAATTAGCGGAGTTTATCGGTCTGCATTTGCTGATGAAAAATTAATAGAGGAGGTAAGGGAACTGACAGAGGAGTTTCTCGAGAACGAGGGAAGGCGTCCTCGCATATTAATGGCAAAAATTGGTCAGGATGGACATGATCGCGGGGCAAAGGTCGTTGCCACAGCATTTGCTGATTTAGGGTTTGATGTCGATATTGGTCCACTTTTTCAAACGGCAGAAGAAACCGCTAAGCAGGCGGTAGAAAATGATGTACATGTCATCGGAATGAGTTCACTTGCTGGAGGACATAATACCTTGTTGCCACAGTTAGTAGGGGAATTAAAGAAATTAGACAGAGAGGATATTATTATCGTTATAGGAGGCGTTATCCCTCAACAGGACTATCAAATCCTCTATCAAAAGGGTGTTGCTGCTATCTTTGGGCCGGGAACAGTAATTCCAGAGGCAGCTAAAAAGGTTATCCACACGATTTATGATAAACTTGGCTATGAGGAAGTGGAATGA
- a CDS encoding dihydrolipoamide acetyltransferase family protein has product MAIEKITMPQLGESVTEGTISKWLVKVGSQVNKYDPLAEIITDKVTAEIPSSYTGVIKEILAGNGDTLQVGEVICLIETEAKLEQEAQSAEISAEKVSRPQPVHNKKPQKARYSPAVLKLSQEHGIDLNEVSGTGLGGRITRKDVLTIIESGAIPRTNVSTEALSAKQELVTKQDAVTSKRVMKPENVITTNQGDIEIPVSGVRRAIANQMIKSKNEVPHAWMMVEVDVTDLVQYRNEIKEDFKQKEGFNITYFAFFVKAVAQSLKEYPEMNSMWAEDKIVQKKDINLSIAVSTENELFTPVIRNADEKSIKGIAREINDYALKVRSGKLKVDDLKGGTFTVNNTGTIGSVQSMGIINQPQAAILQVESIIKRPVVMNNNMIAIRDMVNLCLSLDHRVLDGFICGKFMHKVKQILENTSKENTPIY; this is encoded by the coding sequence ATGGCAATTGAAAAGATAACGATGCCTCAATTAGGCGAAAGTGTGACAGAAGGAACGATTTCAAAATGGTTGGTGAAAGTCGGAAGTCAAGTCAATAAATATGATCCGTTGGCTGAAATCATTACAGATAAGGTAACCGCAGAAATTCCATCATCTTATACAGGGGTGATAAAGGAAATCCTTGCTGGAAATGGAGACACCTTACAGGTTGGTGAGGTTATTTGTTTAATTGAAACAGAAGCGAAACTTGAACAAGAAGCACAGTCTGCAGAGATTAGTGCTGAGAAGGTCAGCAGACCACAACCCGTTCATAATAAAAAGCCTCAGAAGGCGCGCTATTCTCCTGCTGTCTTAAAGCTTTCACAAGAGCATGGAATTGACTTAAATGAAGTATCAGGAACTGGATTGGGCGGGCGGATTACGCGAAAAGATGTATTAACAATCATTGAGTCTGGAGCAATTCCGAGAACGAATGTTAGCACTGAAGCCCTTAGCGCTAAGCAAGAACTTGTCACTAAGCAAGATGCTGTCACTTCAAAACGAGTGATGAAGCCGGAGAATGTGATCACAACGAATCAAGGTGATATAGAAATCCCAGTTAGCGGAGTTCGCAGGGCCATCGCCAATCAAATGATTAAAAGTAAAAATGAAGTTCCACATGCTTGGATGATGGTTGAAGTAGATGTGACAGATCTTGTTCAATATCGTAATGAAATAAAGGAAGACTTCAAGCAAAAAGAAGGCTTTAATATCACATACTTTGCCTTCTTTGTTAAAGCCGTTGCTCAAAGCCTGAAAGAATATCCAGAAATGAATTCCATGTGGGCTGAAGATAAAATTGTGCAAAAGAAGGATATTAACTTGAGTATTGCTGTTTCAACCGAAAATGAACTTTTCACACCGGTCATAAGAAATGCCGATGAAAAAAGCATTAAAGGGATTGCACGTGAAATCAATGATTATGCCCTGAAAGTTCGATCTGGAAAATTAAAAGTTGATGATTTGAAGGGTGGAACTTTTACAGTGAATAATACCGGTACGATTGGGTCTGTCCAATCAATGGGTATTATCAACCAGCCACAAGCGGCAATCTTACAAGTTGAATCAATTATTAAACGACCGGTTGTTATGAATAATAATATGATCGCAATTAGAGATATGGTTAATCTCTGCCTTTCCCTTGACCATCGCGTCCTAGATGGATTTATCTGTGGGAAATTTATGCATAAGGTCAAACAAATCCTTGAAAACACATCTAAAGAAAATACGCCCATTTATTAA
- a CDS encoding methylmalonyl-CoA mutase family protein, giving the protein MSQNQKNHEPFPEPTMAQWVQNAEQSLNTLMSSTYENIPLKPLYTRADVKHTVASLPGTDDYRRGVNALGYWSQPWKIAQRIRTDDIDRFKVQLHSAFQNGQNAISFIPSSLLLKDLPQLLVHYYQQHPFAVNGGINQYELFEILLKMENPDKITGFIGMDPISLYIKDPSLKLDKCYERLSRTLEKTMSSIPLLKTILINTTPYHNGGANAVQELAIALASGVEHIEKLKMYQFHIDDYYQKIIFHFSIGQSFFMEIAKLRAFRVLWGKVLFAYGIQPDEDFITISAETSSYTKTVHDPYINLIRSGNEAFAAVLGGIQYLHISPYNELEGEGTDFSARIARNMHHILKEEVRLNSIIDPGGGSWYIESITNNLIDKSWSLFLQIDDQGGIIKTIQSNWLQNLIDEVRLKKEQDVIDGKKIIVGTNKYLDPKVPSLNVTKDPSSKIQTRTIIPIVEGRLTERFETEKKSGENLPDQGDTE; this is encoded by the coding sequence ATGAGTCAAAATCAAAAGAATCATGAACCGTTTCCGGAACCTACGATGGCTCAATGGGTACAAAACGCCGAACAATCATTAAATACACTGATGAGTAGTACCTATGAAAACATCCCATTAAAACCTCTCTATACAAGAGCAGACGTAAAGCATACTGTTGCATCCTTGCCAGGTACAGATGATTATCGTCGTGGAGTCAATGCCTTAGGTTATTGGAGTCAACCTTGGAAAATAGCACAAAGAATCAGAACGGACGACATTGATCGTTTCAAAGTTCAACTTCACTCCGCCTTTCAAAACGGGCAAAATGCCATTTCTTTTATACCTTCTTCTTTACTATTAAAAGACCTGCCACAACTTCTCGTCCATTATTATCAACAACACCCGTTTGCCGTCAACGGAGGAATCAATCAATATGAACTATTTGAAATTTTACTCAAAATGGAGAACCCTGATAAAATAACTGGCTTTATTGGAATGGATCCTATTTCTCTATATATCAAGGATCCTAGTCTAAAATTGGACAAATGTTATGAAAGGTTATCTAGAACACTTGAAAAGACTATGTCTTCAATCCCACTATTAAAAACAATTTTAATAAACACAACTCCTTACCATAATGGAGGGGCAAATGCTGTTCAAGAGCTGGCCATTGCATTGGCATCAGGGGTTGAGCATATCGAAAAGTTGAAAATGTATCAATTTCATATTGATGATTATTATCAAAAAATCATTTTTCACTTTTCAATCGGTCAGTCATTTTTTATGGAGATTGCAAAGTTAAGAGCTTTTCGCGTTTTATGGGGAAAAGTATTATTTGCATACGGAATTCAACCCGATGAGGATTTTATTACGATTTCTGCCGAAACATCCTCCTACACAAAAACGGTACACGATCCATATATCAATCTCATCCGTTCCGGAAACGAGGCGTTTGCTGCGGTTTTAGGTGGGATCCAATATTTGCATATTTCTCCCTATAACGAGCTTGAAGGTGAAGGTACAGACTTTTCGGCACGAATTGCCCGCAATATGCACCATATACTAAAAGAGGAAGTGAGATTAAATTCAATCATCGATCCTGGGGGTGGATCGTGGTATATCGAGAGCATTACCAATAATCTAATAGATAAATCATGGTCATTATTTCTCCAAATAGATGATCAAGGAGGAATAATTAAAACCATCCAAAGCAATTGGTTACAAAATCTAATCGATGAGGTCAGACTGAAAAAGGAACAGGATGTAATCGATGGAAAAAAAATCATTGTTGGTACCAATAAATATCTAGATCCTAAAGTGCCTTCACTTAACGTAACTAAAGATCCATCTAGCAAAATCCAAACTCGAACGATTATCCCGATTGTTGAAGGCCGCTTAACAGAGCGCTTTGAAACAGAAAAAAAATCAGGTGAAAATCTACCGGATCAGGGTGACACAGAATGA